In Rutidosis leptorrhynchoides isolate AG116_Rl617_1_P2 chromosome 2, CSIRO_AGI_Rlap_v1, whole genome shotgun sequence, one genomic interval encodes:
- the LOC139890921 gene encoding pathogenesis-related homeodomain protein-like, protein MDLSAQEHVLRNGKCLTNRQSDLIPEGKADCACHDNMETHKNIELMNGTVVAEPKYSTGIYSTPTKLGRLPEDTSKCSSQQGKRKREQPRKDKINVTASSRVLRSRSQEKPKIPESIEAPSQDAASKERRRRKMKKIKKDQDDEFSKIKKHLRYLLNRMSYEQNFIEAYAGEGWKGQSLEKLRPEKELERAKSDINRYKLRIRDLFQRIDTSCEEGRIPESLYDSDGLIDSEDIFCAKCGQSDVRLDNDIILCDGACDRGFHQFCLVPPLLKEHVPPGDEGWLCPACECKVDCFDLLNDSQGTNLCIEDNWEKVFPESVATGNKLEDNSELLSDDSGDDDYNPDGPEVEDELDADADADPDADADDSSSDDSDFSSASEDLAAVTNNEQFLGLPSEDSDDDDFNPDKADSDEEAKTKSSSSDFSSDFDDLRDITKNEVLSSEVEEPLMSEIKEEIPDTNIEDDDFGPITAKRHVERLNYKKLHDETYGNVSSDSSDEDFTESEAPSRRKNAKGSNDTKVTKERKENGSTPVRTSKKIDGDGSNNSVADNVSTDKSATKSSYKKRIGEAAAQRLYESFKENHYPDRTVRYSLAKELNLTHIQISKWFGNARWSSNHPEGRTKLVKSPSKSAKKSKTEQTIESSFTTPKSKEKKLEADNHDADITPSLKEASPKYASGQTTRRSGRVQAKRQISEPQL, encoded by the exons ATGGATCTTTCTGCACAAGAACATGTTCTTCGGAATGGTAAATGCTTAACCAATAGGCAATCAGATCTGATTCCAGAAGGGAAAGCCGATTGTGCTTGTCATGATAATATGGAGACTCACAAGAATATTGAATTAATGAATGGAACTGTTGTTGCGGAACCTAAATATTCTACTGGAATATATTCAACTCCTACAAAGTTGGGACGTTTACCGGAGGATACATCAAAATGTTCAAGTCAACAGGGTAAACGAAAAAGAGAACAACCTAGAAAAGATAAAATAAATGTCACTGCGAGTTCGAGGGTCTTACGTTCAAGATCACAAGAGAAGCCTAAAATTCCTGAATCCATTGAAGCTCCCTCACAAGATGCAGCGAGCAAAGAAAGGAggaggaggaagatgaagaagataAAAAAGGATCAGGATGACGagttttcaaaaataaaaaaacaTTTAAGATACCTACTGAATCGAATGAGCTATGAGCAAAACTTCATTGAAGCTTATGCTGGTGAAGGGTGGAAAGGGCAGAG TTTAGAAAAATTAAGGCCTGAGAAGGAGCTTGAACGTGCTAAATCAGATATTAATCGTTACAAATTGAGAATAAGGGATCTATTTCAACGGATTGACACATCATGTGAAGAAGGAAGGATTCCAGAATCTCTATATGATTCTGATGGGCTAATCGACAGTGAAGAT ATATTCTGTGCAAAATGTGGACAATCAGATGTCAGGCTTGACAATGATATTATTCTTTGTGACGGTGCCTGTGATCGTGGATTCCATCAATTTTGTCTCGTACCACCTTTATTGAAAGAACATG TTCCTCCTGGTGATGAAGGGTGGCTTTGTCCTGCGTGCGAGTGTAAGGTTGACTGCTTTGACTTGCTGAATGATTCTCAGGGGACTAATCTTTGTATCGAAGATAATTGGGAG AAGGTGTTCCCTGAATCTGTAGCCACTGGGAATAAGCTGGAGGATAATTCAGAGCTTCTTTCTGATGATTCTGGAGATGATGATTATAATCCTGATGGTCCAGAGGTAGAAGATGAGTTGGATGCAGATGCAGATGCAGATCCAGATGCTGATGCAGACGATTCAAGCTCTGATGACTCTGATTTCTCGTCTGCATCTGAGGATTTAGCGGCTGTAACAAACAATGAACAGTTTTTGGGGCTACCTTCTGAGGATTCAGACGACGATGATTTCAATCCTGATAAAGCGGATTCAGATGAAGAGGCTAAGACGAAAAGTTCTAGCTCAGACTTTTCATCTGATTTTGACGATCTTCGTGATATAACCAAAAACGAAGTGTTATCATCTGAAGTCGAAGAGCCCTTAATGTCTGAAATTAAAGAAGAAATACCTGATAcaaatattgaagatgatgattttGGCCCCATAACTGCAAAGCGACATGTTGAGAGACTAAATTACAAAAAGCTTCACGAT GAGACGTATGGGAATGTTTCATCAGATTCAAGTGATGAAGATTTCACCGAATCTGAAGCGCCGAGTAGACGGAAGAATGCCAAAGGATCAAACGATACGAAAGTTACCAAAGAACGTAAAGAAAATGGATCAACCCCGGTAAGAACCAGTAAGAAGATAGATGGTGATGGCAGTAATAATTCTGTAGCAGATAACGTTTCTACCGATAAAAGTGCTACTAAATCATCATATAAAAAAAGAATTGGGGAAGCTGCTGCCCAG AGGCTGTACGAATCTTTCAAGGAAAATCACTATCCTGACAGGACTGTCAGATATAGCTTGGCGAAAGAGTTGAATCTCACACACATTCAG ATTAGTAAATGGTTTGGAAATGCTCGATGGAGCTCTAATCACCCAGAAGGACGCACTAAATTAGTTAAATCACCCTCCAAATCTGCAAAAAAGTCAAAAACAGAGCAAACAATTGAGTCAAGTTTCACAACCCCAAAATCCAAAGAGAAAAAATTGGAGGCAGATAATCATGATGCCGATATCACTCCCAGTTTGAAGGAAGCTTCCCCAAAATATGCATCAGGTCAAACTACTCGAAGAAGTGGCAGAGTTCAGGCTAAACGACAGATATCTGAACCCCAACtttga
- the LOC139890922 gene encoding uncharacterized protein isoform X1, which translates to MAWRGSVSRALMSTARSSFRSSPPLPRLRPPPISVSRLHSRRLGNPRTLGELGCAQSLLPLAGARMTSHLTLNVRAFCELSHGTFCRSCQDR; encoded by the exons ATGGCATGGCGTGGTTCAGTCTCCCGGGCATTGATGTCCACAGCAAGATCATCTTTCCGATCATCACCACCCCTCCCTCGCCTCCGTCCTCCGCCGATCTCCGTTTCACGCCTCCACTCCCGCCGCCTCGGTAACCCTAG AACTCTAGGAGAATTAGGTTGCGCACAATCGCTACTGCCGCTTGCTGGAGCTCGGATGACGTCACACCTCACTCTCAATGTGCGAGCTTTTTGCGAGCTGTCTCATGGTACCTTCTGCCGCTCTTGTCAGGATCGCTAG
- the LOC139890922 gene encoding uncharacterized protein isoform X3, translating to MAWRGSVSRALMSTARSSFRSSPPLPRLRPPPISVSRLHSRRLGNPRTLGELGCAQSLLPLAGARMTSHLTLNVRAFCELSHGT from the exons ATGGCATGGCGTGGTTCAGTCTCCCGGGCATTGATGTCCACAGCAAGATCATCTTTCCGATCATCACCACCCCTCCCTCGCCTCCGTCCTCCGCCGATCTCCGTTTCACGCCTCCACTCCCGCCGCCTCGGTAACCCTAG AACTCTAGGAGAATTAGGTTGCGCACAATCGCTACTGCCGCTTGCTGGAGCTCGGATGACGTCACACCTCACTCTCAATGTGCGAGCTTTTTGCGAGCTGTCTCATGGTAC TTGA
- the LOC139890922 gene encoding uncharacterized protein isoform X2, translating into MAWRGSVSRALMSTARSSFRSSPPLPRLRPPPISVSRLHSRRLGNPRTLGELGCAQSLLPLAGARMTSHLTLNVRAFCELSHGLNGKDG; encoded by the exons ATGGCATGGCGTGGTTCAGTCTCCCGGGCATTGATGTCCACAGCAAGATCATCTTTCCGATCATCACCACCCCTCCCTCGCCTCCGTCCTCCGCCGATCTCCGTTTCACGCCTCCACTCCCGCCGCCTCGGTAACCCTAG AACTCTAGGAGAATTAGGTTGCGCACAATCGCTACTGCCGCTTGCTGGAGCTCGGATGACGTCACACCTCACTCTCAATGTGCGAGCTTTTTGCGAGCTGTCTCATG GGTTGAATGGAAAAGATGGGTGA